TACAAATGAGCGCGAACACATGAGCAATTGGCATATCGGGATTCTTGGTGGATCGGGCTTGTATGAAGGTGTCGCGCTGGAAGATCAGCAGGACATCGAGGTTTCCTCGCCGTTCGGCGCGCCGTCCGGGCCGGTTACGACCGGGCGGATCGGAGATGTGAAACTAACCTTCATGGCGCGGCATGGAGCGGGGCATCGCCTGTCACCCGGCAGTGTGAACTATCGCGCCAATATCGATGTGATGAAGCGTTGCGGGGTCACCGATGTGTTGGCGATCAGTGCAATCGGGTCTTTGCGCGAGGAAATGGCGCCGGGCAGCTTTGTTGCGGTGGACCAATTTATTGATCGGACCATGGGGCGCACATCCAGCTTCTTCGGTGAAGGTCTGGTGGCCCATGTGGCACTGGCCGATCCTGTCTGCGCGCGGCTTTCAACGCTTGCTGGGAACGCAGCCGAGGCGGCCGGGGCAAAGGTCCATCGCGGGGGAACCTATATCGCGATGGAAGGCCCGCAATTCTCTACCCGCGCAGAAAGCCGGATGTACCGTGAATGGGGCGGGGACGTTATCGGCATGACCGGCATGCCGGAGGCCAAACTCGCCCGTGAAGCGGAGCTGCCCTACGCGATGCTGGCCATGGTCACCGACTATGACAGTTGGCGCGATGAAGAGGCTGGCGTGGAGACAGCTGATATCCTCGCCGTGTTGCAAGCCAATGCTGATATGGCCCGCAAAACCATGCTGTCGCTGGTGAATTCTCTGCCTGCCACACGGGAGGCCAGTCCGCATGATACGGCACTCGAATTTGCCCTGCTGACAGCGCCAGAGAAGCGCGATCCGACCTTATTGGCGAAGCTGGATGCGGTTGCGGGCCGGGTGCTTGGGTGACGCCCGTGGCTGATACGGGCGGGCTTGCCAGCGACGTTGGTTTCCTTAGAAACTAACGGCATGTCTGCTGACGATTCTCATCCGCCCGTTCTGGCCGAATTCCTGCCATACCAGCTGTCGATTGCATCGAACGCTGTTAGCGGCCGGATTGCCGAACTGTATCAGGCGCGGTTCGAGCTCAAGATCAGCGAATGGCGGATCATGGCGGTTCTGGGCGAGGCGCAGGCTTTGACCCAGCGTGAGTTGGCGGCGATGACATTGATGGACAAGGTTGCGGTCAACCGGGCCTGCAAGGCGTTGGAGAGCAGGGGCTTTGTCAGCCGTCGCCCCAATGCCAGTGACGGACGCTCGCACCATATCGCTTTGACCGATGAAGGGCGCGAGATTTACGTCCAGATCATGCCTCTGGCGCGCGATGTCGAGGGGCAATTGCTGGAACCATTCGGCGAAGAAGAGCGAGCAGTGTTGCGCGATCTGCTCGCCCGCTTGCGCGCTGCGGCCCAGACGATTGGGGCCCAGACGACCGGGGCCCAAACGATCGAGGCGACGCAAGGTTAAACCCCTGCGCCGCCTCGGATTGCCAACCTCTGGGTCGGCTCGTTTTGCGTTCGACTAGAGTAAGTCTGACTACATCGAGAACGCATCGCTGATCGAACAGGCCGCCGGGCCAAGGATCACAATGAACAGAACCGGTAGGATGAACAGGATCAGCGGTACAGTCATGATCGCAGGCAGACGGGCCGCTTTCTCTTCCGCACGCATCATGCGCTCGTTCCGGAATTCGGCCGACAGCACACGCAGGGCAGAAGCCAGCGGCGTACCATAGCGTTCGGTTTGGACCATGGTGGTCACCACGCCCTGGACCGCCTCGAGATCGACGCGATAGGCGAGGTTGTCGAACGCTTGTTTCCGGTCGCTCAGGAAGGAGAGTTCGATCGCGGTCAGGGCAAATTCGTCACCCAATTCCGGATAGGCACGGCCCAGTTCCTTTGCCACGCGGTTGAAAGCTGCGTCGACCGTCAAACCGGCTTCGGCACAAATCACCAGCAAGTCGAGTGCGTCAGGCAGACCCTTGCGGATCGAGTCCGTGCGCTTGTTTGCCTTGTTCTTGAGGAACAGTTCCGGACCTTTATAGCCGATGCCGACAGCGGCGCTGAGCGCGCCAAGCCGCTTGAAATCGCCCCATTCGGGGAAGAAATCGGACACATAGAAGATCATGAAAGCCGCAGCGCCCAGCGCGATCGGCAGCACCAGACGGGCACCGATCACCAGAACGGCGAGTTCCTTGTTACGATACCCGGCATGGGCCAGCTTTTGCTGGATGATTTCGATCTGGCTCTCTTGGAGAACCTTCATGTTTGAAAGCGTATCTTTGACCTTTTCGGTCTGGTCCGTTTTCCGAACAAGGCTCTGGCGCTTCTTGGCATTGGATTTGACAATCCCTGCCTTCAGTTCTTCGCGCCGTTCATTGAGAGCTTTGACCCGCTTGGCCATCGGGTCTTTGACGGTCACGGCGGCATAGATTGCCATCATGACTGCGAGAGCGGCAACGCCTGCGAGGATCGTGCCGACGAGGATAACGTCGACGCCGAGAAGCGTAGGGCCGGAAGCGCTGTTGATCATGATCTTCTCCGGGTCCCGTTAGATTTCGAAACTGACCATCTTGGCCATGATAAAGGCCCCGATCGACATCCACACCAGGCCGCCAAGCCCTACAACGATCAGACGTTCTTCGTAGAAGAAGCCACCGATATAGCTGGGGTTGATCCACCAGATCATGCCGAACACGATGAAGGGAAGGGCGCCCACAATGTAGGCCGATGCCTTCGATTCCGAGCTCATCGCCTTGATCTTCAGCTTCATCTGGCTCCGCTTGCGCAGAACTTCAGACAGGTTCGAGAGCGTTTCTGCCAGGTTGCCACCGGTTTCGCGCTGGATCGCCAATGTGATGCAGAAGAAATTGAATTCGGGAATGCCGAGACGATCAGCGGTGTCCTGGAGGGATTCCTCCATCGTACGCCCGATCCTGATCCGTTCGGTAATCCCTTTGAATTCCTCGCCCACAGGCCCCGGCAGTTCAGTTGCCACCACAGCGAGGGTTTCCGTCACCGGCAGGCCCGAGCGCAAGCCGCGCACCAGCAATTCGATGGCGTCAGGGAATTTTGCGTTGAAGTTCGCAGTCCGCTTCTTGATGAAGAAACCGACAATCATGTGCGGCAAGCCGGCGCCAATCAGGATTCCCACGATCAGCGACAGCAGAGCCGCCCCGGAGCGCAGGAACATGACAACTGTGATCGCCAAGGCAATTCCCAGAGATGCGTAGAAATACTGGCTGACGGTCCAGCCTTTGCCAGTCCGGTCCAGGCGCGTTTCGAGCGCTTCGATCTTCGAGCCTGACCCTTTGGCTGCTTGGGTCTTGGGCTTGCGGGCTGCGATCGCTTTCTTGAGCTGCGATTCAACTTTGGTGTCGGTGCTTTCGGAATGGCGATAGCGCACGGCGTTCAGGCGCCGCTGGCTTTCCTTGGCAGCAGATGGACCTGACATCGCGGCATAGCCAACGACCATCAGAGCCATGAGGCCCCCTCCGAATAGCAAGAGCTGCAAAATGCTCATGCGCGCTAACCGCCTTTCCTGACTTCAAACATCCGTTACCCGATCCGGGGCACGCAGGCCCCGGATGTGTTCCGGCCGATTACTGGGCAGGGGCCTTGTCGGCCGCCTTGTCTTTTTTGTCTTTTTTCTTCTTCGCCAAGAGCGACTTGAAGTCGAAGCTGCCGAGCAGCGACTTCTTCTTGCCTTCCTCGTCACCGGCTTCCTCTTCGCTCGCGCCAATGACGCGTTCAGCAAGTTGGCGGATGACCTGGCTGGATTTGGAGCTCGGATTCGCATCAGCGAACACCTGTCCCAGCTTCGCTGCGTTTGATGCCGACTTGGCGTCAAACGGAATGCTGAAGTCGATGCTGCGTTCGATCGAGGCTTCGAAGTCAGCCTTGCTGATCTCGCCCACGCCGGCCTGGACTTTATTGGCCACAATCAGGGGTTGAGCATGTGCAGCATTCGTCTTCAGCCACGACAGAATGCGGATCGTGTCACGCGCCGAAGCGAGTGTCATTTCCGTTGCCAACACGATGACATTCACGTCAGCGAGCAGGTGCGGGAAGTTAATCAACATGTTGCGCGGCAAATCGATGACCGTCATCTCAAACGCCTGACGGAATTCTTCCTCCAGTTGGATGAAGGCAGAGCCATCTGTCATCAGCGGCGAGTTGATCGGTGCTTCGGCAGACAGGATCGCCAGATTATCGTTCGCACGGATCATGGCGCGTTCGATGAACAGGCCGTCAATCCGGCTCGGATTGTCGATCGCGTCGGTCAGGCCACGGCCAGGCTCGAGATCGAGCGAGAGCGCGCCGGTTCCGAAATGCACATCAAGATCGAGCAGTGCCGTCGGCATGTCGTGATCATCGCTGAACAGCCACCCGAGGGAGGTCGCCAGCATGGAGGCGCCAACGCCGCCGCGAGTCCCGACTACTGCGGTCGAGATGTGCCGCTTGGCCGTTTCCGGATCGTTTGCCTTGGGCGCGCTGAACACGGCCTGGGCCTGGTTCAGTGCATCGCGCAATTGTCCGGCCGAAAGCGGCTTGAGAAGGTAATCGTGGATGCCGCTCGCGAGCAGGTCGCGATAGAGCCGCACATCATTGACCTGGCCAATGGCGATCACCACTGTCCCCGGCTCGCAAACTTCGGCCAAGGCGTTGATATCGTTCAGCGGATCACCGCTTTCGGACAAGTCGACCATGAGAATGTTGGGGCTGGCCGATACCGACAGGGATTGCACAGCATTGCGCAAGCCACCCTTGTTGCATTTCTCCGGCTGCCAGCCCAGTTCGATGACCACAGGACGCAAGACGTCCAGTGCGGTGTCATCGCAAATATAGGCAGCGAAGGGATCTCGGTTGCCGGACATGCCGGCGTTCCATGGGGCGTTCATGACTTAACCTCCCGTTCCGCCAGCGCCGGGCAATGCGCCCACGCCTTCGGGTGCTTTTTCGCGATACGCATCGACAGCTTTCGAAGCGCGCTGGACGTAAACCTCGCCCGAGCCTTTATCGCCACTGACCAGATCTTCGGGATCCGCAACCATCGCGGCAATGTTGCCGTTGGTGGCGCAGCCGTAACCGGGGTGCGTACCGTTGTTGTAATTCATCTCGGATTTCACCGACCAGTCGGGGCAACCCGGAACGCTCGCGGTAGAGCGGGTCAGGACGACCCGTGCGTTGCCCGGCTGGACATAACCCGAAGTAACAGGGGCGCCGTCGCTCACCAGGATGCCGTGACGCGCTGCCAGTTTGGAGATGGCGTCCTTGGTGGCCCCGCTCAGCATCGGATCTTCGATCGATACCCGGTCACCATAGCGCAGGTCCATCGCATCGAACCAACCGGACAGACGCTGCTGTTCAGGGATCGAAAGGCCGCCGGCCCCGGCGCGAACATCAAGCGTATAGTTGGTGCGTTCCACCACTGGTTGCTTGGTGCTGTAGACCGTGCGGTTCTCGGGCATCCCGCCACATGCTGCGAGCCCGATGCTGGCCACTGTCAGGGTGAGAGCCCCGGCAAGTTTCGTGTTGAATTTGCTCATTGTTCTCACTTCCCTCATTTCAGGCTGAAGCCGGGCGCGGCAGCGGCGGTGCGCTGGTTGCGCTTGGATTTCTTGGACTTCTTCTCTGCCCGGCGATCATCCTTGCTGGACGATGACGGCATCAGAGCAGCCGGATCGATCCGCGACACGGCCGGGGCCGGGGCATTGCGATCCTGCGCAGTCGGTTTCGGACGATCGCTGCCGGTCTCTCCGTCATTCTCGAAATAGCCCAAGGTTCGCTGGATTTCGTTCGGAGTCTTGAAGCCATCGGTCGGCAGTTTGATGTCTGCAGAATCGACCGGCTTGACGAGGTATGGCGTGACCACGATCACCAGCTCGGTTTCGCCCTTGCGGAACGAGGTCGAGCGGAACAGATTGCCGAGCACCGGCACGTCACCCAGGCCTGGAGTCTTGTCGACCGTGTTCTGCGAACTGTTCGACATCAGGCCGGCGATCATGAAGCTCTGGCCGGAACCCAGCTCGACGGTTGTTTCCGCCTTGCGGGTGGTCAAAGCCGGGATCTGGAAGCCGTTTAGCGTGATGGCGCCCTGGCTCGACAGTTCCGAGACTTCCGGAGCCACGCGGATCGAAATCCGTCCGTTGCTCAGGACCACTGGTGAATATGCAAGGCTGACACCGAAATTGCGATACTCGATCGACGTGGTGCCAAGACCCTGACTGATCGGGATCGGGAACTCACCGCCGGCCAGGAAGGTCGCGGTTTCGCCCGACAGAGCTGTCAAGTTAGGCTGCGACAGGGTCGTGATGAGACCCAGGCGCTCGCCGACGTCAAAGGCGCTGGCAATATCAAGGCCGAACAGGCGACCGGCGAAGTTCAGAGCTGTCTGGCCCGGGTTGTTCTGGGCCACAGGGAACGTCGTCCCGCCGACAATGAACTGACCCTTCGCAGGGTCAAACGGCAGACTGATCGAACCTGCCGGCAGGCCGAACTGGGCCGAGGCGTCCAGGGTCGGGAAGGCCGACGTATCAAGATCGGTGATCGTGCCGAAAGCACGGCCGCGATTGACGCCGAACAGAAAACCGTCGGTGCTGTCGCGGGTTTGCAGGTTGGAACCGATTTCACGGACCAGCGAACGGCTGACTTCCGCGATACGAACTTGCAGGTTGACTTGCAGCGGGGTCGCCATTTTCAGGCGGCTGATCACATTGGCATCTTCACCCAGGAAGGCACTGACGAGACGCTCGGCCTCGGCGGCATCTTCAGGAGCGCCAACGGTGCCCGTCAACAGGACCGTGTTGGTGCCCATGGTCGCAGTGGCGATCCGGGCTTCCGGCATGGCCAGTGCCAGCATCTGGTCGAGGCTGTCGATATTGGATCCAACGCGGACATTGGCCGCCCAGATAATATCGCCCGACGCGTTGCTGGCGTAGATGGTGGTCTCACCGCCCGATTTGGCGAACAGATACAGCTGACGCTGCGATTTGATCTGGACGTCGGCAACGGCCTCGTTGGCAATGAACACATCGGTCATTGCGCCCGGAATGCTGATCAGCTCGCCGCGACCGATCGACAGGACGATTTCCTGCGACGGTTTCACGACCGACTGGGCGTTTGCCAGGCTTACAGGGCTTGCCGCAATCGGCAGCGCTGCAAGGCTCGCAAAGAGCGCTTTTGCAATCAGACGACGTTTCATTGACTTGCCCCTCGGTTGGGATTTCGCCGGTTGGATTAGGCGATGGTTTTTCTGGTCGGTTGAATGGGTCATGGTAGGCCTCACCGGATCACCGCTGCACTTGCAGCAGGAACGGTCTTGCCAGCTTCATTGATGCTCTGGCTCTGGCCGGCGATGACGCGGCCAGTTGCCCCGACCTCTACTTCGCTCGACGATTTGCCGCGGGTCACACGGACCTTGGGCAAGGCGCGCACGACAACTTCCGATCCGATCCCGCCATTCTTCTTGGCAGTCTGGATGAAGGCGCTGGCAGCGGCCTGAGCCTTCTCTTCAGGAGTCTTGGGCAAAGTCGAGCTTTGGAAGCGCGAAACGTCGCCGCCGGTCACGAAGGTGGTGGCACCGTCGTTCGGGCGATTCATCGCAGCCTGCAAAATCCGCTCTTCTTCCTCCGGCGAGACGCCATCAGGGATCTTCACATCACCCGAAGCGATTGCCTTTTCGAGCTCGGCCTGGTTGTCCGCAATCGAGCGCAGCGAAAGGCTGAGCGTACCGATGGTCTGCGAAACAGCGACCTTCTCCGCGATCCGCGGCGTCACTTCGAGAGTGACCGTACGGAAAGCGCGAACGACAGTCTTGCCGGCTTCATTGGTGGTTTGTTCGGTGGTTTGGTCGGTTGCCAGGACACGCAGGTTGCGCAGGATGGTTTCGGTTGCCTTCAGGTCGCCTTCGCCACCTTTGACGGCCTGGGTCAGCATCAGGTCGACGCGGTCACCCGGGAAAACGAAACCGGCAACACCGGTGTTGGCGGAAACCGGAACGGTAATGGCACGCATGCCCGGGCCGAGCGCCGCAGCAAGAAAGCCGCGATCGCCGGGGCTGACCAGGGTGCCCTGCGTTACAGGCTCACCCGCAGTCATCGGGTTGCGCACAACAGTACCCAGCAATTGGCTGATGTCGGATTCACCATCGATGAAATAAGCGTCCTGGACGAGCTCTT
This is a stretch of genomic DNA from Parerythrobacter jejuensis. It encodes these proteins:
- the mtnP gene encoding S-methyl-5'-thioadenosine phosphorylase; translation: MSNWHIGILGGSGLYEGVALEDQQDIEVSSPFGAPSGPVTTGRIGDVKLTFMARHGAGHRLSPGSVNYRANIDVMKRCGVTDVLAISAIGSLREEMAPGSFVAVDQFIDRTMGRTSSFFGEGLVAHVALADPVCARLSTLAGNAAEAAGAKVHRGGTYIAMEGPQFSTRAESRMYREWGGDVIGMTGMPEAKLAREAELPYAMLAMVTDYDSWRDEEAGVETADILAVLQANADMARKTMLSLVNSLPATREASPHDTALEFALLTAPEKRDPTLLAKLDAVAGRVLG
- a CDS encoding type II secretion system F family protein — translated: MSILQLLLFGGGLMALMVVGYAAMSGPSAAKESQRRLNAVRYRHSESTDTKVESQLKKAIAARKPKTQAAKGSGSKIEALETRLDRTGKGWTVSQYFYASLGIALAITVVMFLRSGAALLSLIVGILIGAGLPHMIVGFFIKKRTANFNAKFPDAIELLVRGLRSGLPVTETLAVVATELPGPVGEEFKGITERIRIGRTMEESLQDTADRLGIPEFNFFCITLAIQRETGGNLAETLSNLSEVLRKRSQMKLKIKAMSSESKASAYIVGALPFIVFGMIWWINPSYIGGFFYEERLIVVGLGGLVWMSIGAFIMAKMVSFEI
- a CDS encoding pilus assembly protein CpaE, producing MNAPWNAGMSGNRDPFAAYICDDTALDVLRPVVIELGWQPEKCNKGGLRNAVQSLSVSASPNILMVDLSESGDPLNDINALAEVCEPGTVVIAIGQVNDVRLYRDLLASGIHDYLLKPLSAGQLRDALNQAQAVFSAPKANDPETAKRHISTAVVGTRGGVGASMLATSLGWLFSDDHDMPTALLDLDVHFGTGALSLDLEPGRGLTDAIDNPSRIDGLFIERAMIRANDNLAILSAEAPINSPLMTDGSAFIQLEEEFRQAFEMTVIDLPRNMLINFPHLLADVNVIVLATEMTLASARDTIRILSWLKTNAAHAQPLIVANKVQAGVGEISKADFEASIERSIDFSIPFDAKSASNAAKLGQVFADANPSSKSSQVIRQLAERVIGASEEEAGDEEGKKKSLLGSFDFKSLLAKKKKDKKDKAADKAPAQ
- a CDS encoding MarR family winged helix-turn-helix transcriptional regulator, with protein sequence MSADDSHPPVLAEFLPYQLSIASNAVSGRIAELYQARFELKISEWRIMAVLGEAQALTQRELAAMTLMDKVAVNRACKALESRGFVSRRPNASDGRSHHIALTDEGREIYVQIMPLARDVEGQLLEPFGEEERAVLRDLLARLRAAAQTIGAQTTGAQTIEATQG
- the cpaB gene encoding Flp pilus assembly protein CpaB, with protein sequence MDRKKLVLLLAALIIAVGTAMAARSMFAGASAPQAEAAAPEPQGPKVLVAQRALPVGTIITAEAIGFQMWPEELVQDAYFIDGESDISQLLGTVVRNPMTAGEPVTQGTLVSPGDRGFLAAALGPGMRAITVPVSANTGVAGFVFPGDRVDLMLTQAVKGGEGDLKATETILRNLRVLATDQTTEQTTNEAGKTVVRAFRTVTLEVTPRIAEKVAVSQTIGTLSLSLRSIADNQAELEKAIASGDVKIPDGVSPEEEERILQAAMNRPNDGATTFVTGGDVSRFQSSTLPKTPEEKAQAAASAFIQTAKKNGGIGSEVVVRALPKVRVTRGKSSSEVEVGATGRVIAGQSQSINEAGKTVPAASAAVIR
- a CDS encoding type II secretion system F family protein, translated to MINSASGPTLLGVDVILVGTILAGVAALAVMMAIYAAVTVKDPMAKRVKALNERREELKAGIVKSNAKKRQSLVRKTDQTEKVKDTLSNMKVLQESQIEIIQQKLAHAGYRNKELAVLVIGARLVLPIALGAAAFMIFYVSDFFPEWGDFKRLGALSAAVGIGYKGPELFLKNKANKRTDSIRKGLPDALDLLVICAEAGLTVDAAFNRVAKELGRAYPELGDEFALTAIELSFLSDRKQAFDNLAYRVDLEAVQGVVTTMVQTERYGTPLASALRVLSAEFRNERMMRAEEKAARLPAIMTVPLILFILPVLFIVILGPAACSISDAFSM
- a CDS encoding CpaD family pilus assembly protein — protein: MSKFNTKLAGALTLTVASIGLAACGGMPENRTVYSTKQPVVERTNYTLDVRAGAGGLSIPEQQRLSGWFDAMDLRYGDRVSIEDPMLSGATKDAISKLAARHGILVSDGAPVTSGYVQPGNARVVLTRSTASVPGCPDWSVKSEMNYNNGTHPGYGCATNGNIAAMVADPEDLVSGDKGSGEVYVQRASKAVDAYREKAPEGVGALPGAGGTGG
- a CDS encoding type II and III secretion system protein family protein — encoded protein: MKRRLIAKALFASLAALPIAASPVSLANAQSVVKPSQEIVLSIGRGELISIPGAMTDVFIANEAVADVQIKSQRQLYLFAKSGGETTIYASNASGDIIWAANVRVGSNIDSLDQMLALAMPEARIATATMGTNTVLLTGTVGAPEDAAEAERLVSAFLGEDANVISRLKMATPLQVNLQVRIAEVSRSLVREIGSNLQTRDSTDGFLFGVNRGRAFGTITDLDTSAFPTLDASAQFGLPAGSISLPFDPAKGQFIVGGTTFPVAQNNPGQTALNFAGRLFGLDIASAFDVGERLGLITTLSQPNLTALSGETATFLAGGEFPIPISQGLGTTSIEYRNFGVSLAYSPVVLSNGRISIRVAPEVSELSSQGAITLNGFQIPALTTRKAETTVELGSGQSFMIAGLMSNSSQNTVDKTPGLGDVPVLGNLFRSTSFRKGETELVIVVTPYLVKPVDSADIKLPTDGFKTPNEIQRTLGYFENDGETGSDRPKPTAQDRNAPAPAVSRIDPAALMPSSSSKDDRRAEKKSKKSKRNQRTAAAAPGFSLK